The Ipomoea triloba cultivar NCNSP0323 chromosome 13, ASM357664v1 genomic interval CGAATCCTCTTATATCCCACAGTTTCCTCTCCCAAACAACCCCAAATGAGGCCCTAAACTTGAAACTCTTGTGCTGCCTAATCATCATAGGCTAAATGGACTGTAAACTTTCCCCTACCTTAGCTATCAATGACATGCCCTCCAGATGTTCATACTGAGACTTtcttatatatgttattatgttCAGTTTGCTTTTCATTTGTGATTATGAACACTGATCCAAATTATATCGTTCTAACCTAGCAATTGCAAATTTATAGTGGGAGGGTGTTCTGCTGGTATACAGATACCTGCTGTCTTTGTTTCAAAAGCTTCAGGAGAAATCCTTGTAAGGTTTGCGGGTGACTCTGACATGGACGTATGGATAGCACCACGCTATGAGGTAACATGGCCACTCATGGTCCTGTGGTTCTTTTTATTCCTTGCAGCGGCAGCTATGCTGGTTGGCTGCTGCATTTCTCTGAGGGATGACATAAGAAGTCATAGACGTATACCTAGACATGTTAAAGAAGTTCACGGGATGAGTAGCCGTCTGGTAAAAACCCTGCCAAGTTCAAAATTTACAGCAGTTAAAGCAGTTGTAGAGGATAATTGTACTTCAACAGCATGTGCTATATGCCTTGAAGACTATAGCACTGGGGATAAGCTCAGGATTCTGCCATGCTCTCACAGTAAGTCTTAAATAAACTTTCGTGTTTCCACATAGCAATGTAgactatgttcaacagtataatTTGCGGCATTTTATGTGTTCCTATGTCATGTCATACTACATATAACAACTGACTCTactacattgtagtatctgttcatacataccttttcaacttattgaagcacaaagagtcaatatcgcctccactaagagaatcactacatgtcatctgagcacaaggtgcttggctactacatatatatttggtttggTCGAATTGTGAAGTATTCTTGTCCTAATTTGGTTTGGTCGAATTGTGAAGTATTCTTGTCCTAATTTTGACAGAATTTCATGCTATATGTGTGGATGCTTGGCTAACCTCACGGAGGACCTTCTGCCCTGTTTGCAAGCGCGATGCTAGAACTCGAGTGGATGAACCACTAGCTTCAGAATCCACACCCTTACTTTCATCAACTTCTCACTCACCTATTAGATCAACATTAACAGAAGCAGCAGAAGATTCGCGACCTCACTCACTTCATTCTTCATTCCACCAACTACCCCACCTCAGTACAGACCAGAGCTCAGTGGACATTAGTAATGCATCATCGCCTGCTTCTTGTTTAGATTCAACTCACTCAATGGTGTACCCTTCCATGTCATCTatgtatcaaagttatagttCTCAACCCAATGCTTCTTCAGCAAGTTCTATTGTTTCTTCAAGTCAGCACCCAAACCCCCCACTGCAACGCACTGATGAGTCTAACCCAACCTTTTCCCCATTCAACTCGGCTCACTCTCTTCCAGATTGCCAGGTCTAGCTTGCCAGAGACTTTCAGTACAGAAATACCGAGgatttgcatattcttatacTCCCTCAGTCCCATTTTGCATcttctatttactattcattagtcaaactaattatttctttcttgccttttttaataatagtaattttttattatttgatttttttttgtatttaatagtacttttattgtaatttctgaatatatacattttatatactaatacaaaacttaatattttaaaaaattaaattaaaaataacttcagtcaaactgTTAATcgaatcaaacaaacaaaatggcTGGAGGGAGTATATTTGATGGTTTTAGTTTATAGtttataagtatataaattttatatactaatacaaaatattttgaaaaattgaattaaaaataacttcatgaAAACCGTTAATTGAACCAATGAATCTAACAAACAAAATGGTTGGAGGGAGTATATTTGATGGTTTTAGTTTATAACTATTGTACTTTCTAGTCTGACAGAATTCATATCAGCTTGTGTATGACTAGGGCAAGAAAAAGATAAAAGGCAGTGTTCTTCAAGATGAATGTGAAATTCTGAATGATGCAACTATTTCTTTGTATCTATGTGGTTATCACACAATAAACAACAGCAGCAACAATAAGAGTAATAACTAAAGACAAAACCTGCTggtttcaaatttgaattttgctgtgattaaaaaaaatctgtaTCCAACTTCGAAAATGGAGTATTACAGTCAGAAAACAATGAAAGCAATCAGGTTAAGTTATATAGCTCATGAAGGTTGATATACAATACATGAAAGGAGATAATTTTACTCATTAAGGTGGAGAAGTGAATTATAAGAAGTCCGCTAATCAGTACCAAAGAGAAGGCCGTGCAGAGTACATTGTGATGTAAAACTATAAGAGTTTCTCCAAGTCAAGCTCAACAAACGAACAAGGATCTGGAATGTCGAAGTTTGCAAGGACCTGAATCCACAGACGTAAATTCAAAAACAcaattagaataatattaaCTCAACTGTTGATGAAGGgccaaaaaaaattccatcatcTAGGAAGGAATTCAATAGTTAAGGAGCGGTCAGTGATGACTGGCTCTGAGacattgcatgattttgaaaatCAACTTATTCACCAACAAATACCATTAGAATGAAAACATATGTACCTCGGGGTGCACAATGCCAAAGTTACCAATGTGCTTTCCTCTGCAAATGACTCTTGCTTGTCTTCCTTGAAGAAGCTCAGGCTCCTATGAAATTAACAACTGTGAGTACTTCGTCACAAGGGCAAGAGAGATTTAAAAGCAACCCATGACAAAGGGAAAAGCGTACATCTGAACTTTCTATGTAGTAGCCTGAAGTATTGCCAGGTGTTACAAATGGAGTTCCAGTCACTTCCATTATTCTATCAACTAGACCATGTATTAGCTGCAAAACAAAAGTGTTTAAAAGATCTGGTAAGTTGAATGGAATCATTTCAGAATAAGATATTTATCAACACTTctatttatatttcttttgataaattttattgtggatgGTGGAGATGGGATTCAAACCCAACTCTAATGTCTGGTTTGGGGCTTAGCTTACACCTAGGGCTGAACTTGGTATTTCCCAACTTCAGAGCTTCattttaacatgttaaaggTGACAGTATGCAAGAGAAATAGTGATTAcatatcaaaaaatattttaagatacAGTGGAAATGACAGATACAATAGAGAGATACCTCAAATCCTGAGTTGGCACCGCAATACAGAGCAGCAAGGTGACGACGATTAATTGCACCAACATCCTTAGTGTTGTCCAAGAAGACTACATCACCTACTTCAAatatctaaaatgaaaaaagCATCAGTTTAATGTTTCACACACAAAAACCTTCATCAATCAAAATAGATACAAAATTCAGGGCAGCAGACTGCATGAAGATTTTGGCAACTTTATCTGGTAAGTTTGTACAAAAGATACTGCAAGTTTATGAACCTTTTAAGAATGTTTGAATCAAATCCCAGAAGACATGTAAGGAGAATCAAAAACAAACTGAACCCAAATTTCTGGGTCCCACTTCTGAACCCAAATAAATTCTGCTAACCtaggtttttctttttaaataataataataataataataataataataataataataataataatgatgggGGTGTGGGCACTCACATGCAGTCCATATCTTCAAAACCAATAGTCTGTATATAGGAGGAGTTTCAAGTGTAGGCATAACAAGGGCTTGTGCATCAAGTAgtaaattatatttcaaaagCTAACTTTCTAGCCTCaaccaaaacaaaaggaaaaggtGAGTTAACTTTGGTTAATAACTTACTATGTTTTGACCTTTaagttacttttctttattttatatattaacatCTAATTTATTAGTAGAACATAAGGCTTCATAGCATTACAGTTCACTGAAGTTGGATAAGATGAATAGCTTTAAATTCATAGGTATGAACTATAACCTTCTCCTAACGTTCATTAAGAAACTGCCAATAAAAGCCAATGGCAACGATGGCTATAACAAATAAGGAAATGAGCAAAGTAAATGCAAAATACCTTTATAGGTTTCGGATGGTCTTTATTGTGCCCAACAGTTTTCAATATGCCTGGCATTAGACGTGTCCGCACAACCTGGTAAAGATatgacacaaaaataaaaataactgtAAATGTCACAAGATATAATGGCAGTGGCAGAAGTAGTGAAGGGAGCAAGGGAACTAGCACAAGAAGAAATGTTTGTAACAAGCAAGGAAACTAGCAtaacaagaaaaaacaaaactgtCTACAGATAGCCTCAGATATCTTCCAAGAGAACATTTCTAAAGTTAGTAGAAATAGCTAGCAGATTCCCCCAAATACATGCAGGGAGGTCAAAGCTAGATCTAGACATTCAGAAATTAACTTTTCTTAATTCTTATTGTCCTCATTTTCACCTAAACTAATCAAAACCACAGGtaaaccaagtcaaatagccTTTTCCTTCATGGCACCAAACTTTTATCACCAACAGCCTCCTCAGTCAAAAACCTCAAGATCAAAACTAAATCCATAAAAACACCAAGGCTTTTGTCTAGCTTTGCATCTCAATCATCACTAGTCTTTGATTTCCTCCCATACTTTCTTCTGCTGCAAACCCAAACCCACCACTAATAGAACTCCCGATGACAGGAGAAAAAAATTTCCTGGTAACTATGCAAGCAACATGATCAACGTAGCATCTTTTTGTATCTTTTctacatttaaataaatgataatTTCCATTGTTACAAGTGCTAGAGGAGAAGTTTTCAACTAAAGATTTCACATACATGTATAAGCTTCCCAAGACAATTTATACGTCCCAAAACATCATTCTATCAAATTGCTCAGGCTTAGAGGCACTTTGATGCATAAAAAACTCAAACCAATGTCTTTACATCTTTTTCTCTAGATAGGACCTGTGAGAATTATCCCATGAGGCTTCTATAGAATTCTACTTAAGAATTGATTTTTGTTTCAGATGTAATAGgaaccattaaaaaatatcCTCTTCATCGTGGATATTTTCTTGTTATGTTCTTTAGTAACAGCAAGGACTCAGATCCACTACCAGTTGCAGGTGTTTAAATTTTCACAAGTTAAATGAGTTGTTTTGTGCAGAGAGCTAACCTCAAACTCAGAAGTACGAGAATCAGCAATTACAACTGCCGAATTATCTTCTCCATGCTTCAGCAGGGAGGCAATTTCTTTTTTAGAACACAATATCCATGTCAACACCTCTGTGTAACCTGCCATTGCAACCTAAAAGAAATATACAAAAGGTTAGTCTAGAGTGAAAGCCGTAAAAGGTTGCATGTGGAGATCTAATGTCAAATCGCACATGGAGTACTTACTATTATCAGGCTACATGAgacaacaaaaagaacaaatttcTTCCTCACCAATTAGAATGAACTGTCCCTTACCACAAATCCATAATAAATTATTGCTAAGCTTGATGTAGATGATTGTTAATTCTTCAGCCTCATGGGCCATGGAAACCCAAAGTCCACACAAGTATACAGGTGGTTCAATGGTTCAAGGTTGGATAAGGAACTAGTGGTAGCCGTTCCATGGAAATTTGCAAGATTACAAAGTAGAAGGGGTTAATAGACTGATCCATATACTGCAGGAAAAAAATGGTGACAGAACAGTGTGGGCAGTTGACAGGAAGGGCTGTTGGCCTGTTGCTCTAGTCTTTTATATCAGTTTATAACAGGAAGATGGGAGAGATACCCGTAGAACAAAGTTTCAGAAGGCCCTCACACTGCAGTAATATTTTTAGAGAAGAGAATGGAGTTTGAATCCATGATCACAAAGACAACGATGATGGTCGCCATTACTTCAAGTAGCAATAAGATTTGTTTTGAGAGAGATAACAATGCACTACAAAACATCATGTTACATAATGTAGTAACAAATTAAGAGCAAAGGCAGCATGTAACTTtgtaaataatgtaaattcacCCAAGAATAGTCATAACCACAATAACatctatttaaataataacagaaCTGCAGAGATGTCATCAACAATGCAAATGAACACATGAAAACATGAATGCATTGAGATTACCTCCATTCGAATCAGATCACTTAATTGACTAAGTGGGAGGGGCTTCAACGATGCAGGCTTTCGTTTTGGAATTTCATTGTAGCCAAAAGCAATTGCAACATCCTTGAGAATATAGTATATCAGTTAGGAAAAAAAACTGGTGCATtggaaaatttttttcataaatgtGCCAGAACAAGTACCTCAGCCACATCACAAGCATGAAGAACATCACTTCTAGTGGGAGGAACAGACACAATAAACTTAACTTGCTCATCTTTTGAAACAGATTTCTTAGCATGCAGttgcattttatgcaataaatcAGCCACctgaaatgaaagtattatgtAAATCTGcaatttttagtataattttcgagaacatataattaatttgttctGACAATGGGTAATCTGGTGCTAAAGCAAATCCAGAGGTTGTAACAAAATGAAGTTGAAATTAGAGTCTTAAAGCACAATACTTGATTTTCGGCCAAGGAGGCTCCAACTACGTTGTTAATGTATGACAAAGATACATCCATTTCGTAGACTGAAAGGTCAGGACAAATGTGTGATTTTCCATCAGGATATATTACTTTAACTGGCTCAACTTCAAACTTCCTTTCACAGTAAGCTGAAAACAT includes:
- the LOC116003049 gene encoding phenylalanine--tRNA ligase beta subunit, cytoplasmic translates to MPTVSVGRDRLFEALGRTYTEEEFEELCFKFGIELDDVTTEKAIKRKEQHLEEEETSEDEEIIYKIEIPANRYDLLCLEGLVQALRIFNGLDPIPTYKVANISEESMLKMHVKPETSKIRQFVVCAVLRGVTFDEARYNSFIDLQDRLHQNICRRRTLVAIGTHDLDTIQSPFTYEALPPSEINFVPLKQKESFRADKLMEYYREHDLKLKKFLHIIEDSPVFPVIYDRNRTLLSMPPIINGAHSAIKLNTRNVFIECTATDLTKANIVLNTMVTMFSAYCERKFEVEPVKVIYPDGKSHICPDLSVYEMDVSLSYINNVVGASLAENQVADLLHKMQLHAKKSVSKDEQVKFIVSVPPTRSDVLHACDVAEDVAIAFGYNEIPKRKPASLKPLPLSQLSDLIRMEVAMAGYTEVLTWILCSKKEIASLLKHGEDNSAVVIADSRTSEFEVVRTRLMPGILKTVGHNKDHPKPIKIFEVGDVVFLDNTKDVGAINRRHLAALYCGANSGFELIHGLVDRIMEVTGTPFVTPGNTSGYYIESSDEPELLQGRQARVICRGKHIGNFGIVHPEVLANFDIPDPCSFVELDLEKLL
- the LOC116001009 gene encoding receptor homology region, transmembrane domain- and RING domain-containing protein 2-like, which translates into the protein MNFRELLFFLCLGSMMSSTALGKVLLIGRDITLTFADVEALFTPPVESRISGTLYMAEPLNACSPLTNNLDSVHNSTKLPFVLIVRGGTCSFADKVGRAQTAGFKAAIIYDNVVADLATMGGCSAGIQIPAVFVSKASGEILVRFAGDSDMDVWIAPRYEVTWPLMVLWFFLFLAAAAMLVGCCISLRDDIRSHRRIPRHVKEVHGMSSRLVKTLPSSKFTAVKAVVEDNCTSTACAICLEDYSTGDKLRILPCSHKFHAICVDAWLTSRRTFCPVCKRDARTRVDEPLASESTPLLSSTSHSPIRSTLTEAAEDSRPHSLHSSFHQLPHLSTDQSSVDISNASSPASCLDSTHSMVYPSMSSMYQSYSSQPNASSASSIVSSSQHPNPPLQRTDESNPTFSPFNSAHSLPDCQV